From one Solanum lycopersicum chromosome 12, SLM_r2.1 genomic stretch:
- the LOC101255067 gene encoding metal tolerance protein 9, whose product MSIISRSNGGSDSFRTELLSPAAQSVVDHSMSLGSTWKLNTSDFHLPQHRSYDHHSFNFLHLLRAFRNQRKVVEYYKKQEKLLEGFNEMDTINECGYLPGNLTEDELKQLAKGERIAIHASNIANMVLFIAKVYASIDSRSLAVISSTLDSLLDLLSGFILWFTSNAMKSPNQYLYPIGKKRMQPVGLVVFASIMATLGLQILFESGRQLITKSHPDRDPEKEKWMIGIMVSVTVIKFVLMVYCRRFKNEIVRAYAQDHFFDVITNSIGLATAVLAIHFYWWIDPTGAIIIALYTMSTWARTVLENVWALIGRTAPPDFLAKLTYLVWNHHERIKHIDTVRAYTFGTQYFVEVDIVLPEDMFLNQAHNIGETLQEKLEKLVQVERAFVHIDFDITHKIEHNTRT is encoded by the exons ATGTCGATCATCAGTCGTAGTAATGGTGGTAGTGATAGTTTTAGGACGGAGTTATTGTCTCCCGCTGCTCAATCGGTTGTTGATCACTCCATGTCGTTAGGGTCGACATGGAAACTCAACACGAGTGACTTCCATCTTCCTCAACACCGCTCTTATGATCATCATTCTTTCAATTTCCTTCATCTACTTCGCGCTTTCA GGAATCAGAGAAAAGTTGTTGAATACTACAAAAAGCAAGAAAAGCTGCTTGAGGGATTCAATGAGATGGACACAATTAATGAATGTGGTTATTTACCTGGAAATCTTACTGAG gATGAATTGAAGCAACTAGCTAAGGGTGAAAGGATAGCGATTCATGCGTCAAACATAGCAAATATGGTTCTTTTCATAGCTAAAGTATACGCGTCTATTGACAGCAGATCACTGGCTGTAATTTCGTCAACTCTGGACTCCCTATTAGATCTCTTATCTGGATTTATTCTGTGGTTCACTTCTAATGCAATGAAATCCCCAAACCAGTACCTCTATCCAATTGGAAAAAAGAGAATGCAGCCAGTG GGTCTAGTTGTGTTTGCATCCATAATGGCGACCCTAGGACTACAAATATTGTTTGAATCTGGTAGACAACTCATAACTAAG TCTCATCCTGATAGGGACCCTGAGAAAGAAAAATGGATGATTGGAATTATGGTTTCTGTAACTGTGATAAAGTTTGTCCTTATGGTTTACTGCCGAAGATTCAAAAATGAAATCGTAAGAGCCTATGCTCAAGACCATTTCTTTGATGTAATAACCAACTCCATTGGATTAGCGACAGCAGTCTTAGCCATCCACTTTTACTGGTGGATTGATCCTACAGGAGCTATCATT ATAGCACTTTACACGATGAGCACGTGGGCAAGGACGGTGCTGGAAAACGTATGGGCACTTATTGGAAGAACAGCTCCACCTGATTTCCTTGCAAAGTTAACCTATCTAGTATGGAATCACCACGAAAGGATCAAACATATTGACACAGTGAGAGCATATACTTTTGGGACACAATATTTTGTGGAGGTTGATATAGTGTTGCCAGAGGATATGTTTCTCAACCAGGCACATAATATTGGTGAAACACTACAGGAAAAGCTGGAGAAACTTGTTCAAGTTGAACGAGCTTTCGTTCATATAGACTTCGACATCACTCACAAGATAGAACACAACACTAGAACATAG